Proteins encoded within one genomic window of Formosa agariphila KMM 3901:
- a CDS encoding amidohydrolase family protein yields the protein MKQKILFITLFTISNFLLAQDYFPESKGVKSNNHNYTAFTNAKIYITPTTVIESGTLLIKDGQIISASDQTVLPKNTVVIDSKNKTIYPSFIDIYSDFGIEKPKRNGRGRSSQYDATRDGFYWNDHIMPETNAIEKFVFDDKKAEELLKLGFGVVNTHLQDGIARGTGVLVALNKNSSNADRILNDRSAQYFSFTKSAIKSQSYPTSLMGATALLRQFYNDADWYAKGNINVTDRSLEALNSNKDLVQIFEGGSKSNVLRADKIGDAFGIQYSILGGGDEYEMIPAIKATHAKLILPLNFPDAYDVSDPFSESFLSLSDMRHWNQAPSNPKILAENGVVFSFTLNNLKETKDFKEKLNKAINYGLSKTKALEALTTIPAEILGQSNRIGALKKGMEANFIITSGDYFDKETIVYENWVQGKKNLIKTANTNDIRGNYTVTLNSKVFNLSIKGTADSPKATVKQDSTVLTSKFNFENNWLNLSFADNSSETYRFSSLITSHKKDFNGKVVTIHGEQDFIATLTAPYSSEKDKDEASPKIELTPVTYPNLGYGNLELPKQQTILFKNATVWTGEDDGILTNTDVLVKDGKIAKIGKDLSAGKAKVIDATGKHLTAGIIDEHSHIAALAINESGHNSSAEVTMEDVVDPDDISIYYALGGGVTSLQLLHGSANPIGGRSAILKLKWGETAENMIYDNSPKFIKFALGENVKQSNWGSNNRFPQTRMGVEQVFINYFQRAKEYGEKKKSGVPYRYDEEMETLLEILNGERFISCHSYVQSEINMLMKVAEKFNFKINTFTHILEGYKVADKMAEHGVGAATFSDWWAYKFEVNDAIPYNAAIMQQQGVTVAINSDDQEMIRRLNQEAAKTVKYGGMTELEAWKMVTINPAKLLHIDDRVGSIKKGKDADLVLWSDHPMSIYSKAEKTLIEGAIYFDIEKDKQQRKDIAKERAKLVDLMLQEKSKGKKTQKPKGKSKEEMTCESL from the coding sequence ATGAAACAAAAAATTCTATTTATTACACTTTTTACAATTAGCAATTTTCTATTAGCACAAGATTATTTTCCAGAAAGCAAAGGTGTAAAATCTAATAATCATAACTACACAGCTTTTACGAATGCTAAAATTTATATTACCCCAACTACAGTTATAGAATCTGGAACTTTATTAATTAAGGATGGTCAAATAATTTCAGCTTCAGACCAAACTGTTCTCCCTAAAAATACAGTAGTTATCGATTCTAAAAACAAAACTATATATCCATCTTTTATAGATATATACTCAGATTTTGGAATTGAGAAACCAAAACGTAATGGAAGAGGTCGTTCTTCTCAATACGATGCCACAAGAGATGGTTTTTATTGGAATGATCATATTATGCCTGAAACTAACGCAATAGAAAAATTTGTGTTTGATGACAAGAAAGCTGAAGAATTACTAAAACTTGGTTTTGGAGTAGTAAATACACACTTACAAGATGGTATTGCGCGAGGAACAGGTGTTTTAGTGGCCTTAAATAAAAATAGTAGCAATGCTGATCGTATTTTAAATGACCGTTCAGCTCAATATTTCTCGTTTACAAAAAGTGCTATAAAATCACAATCTTATCCAACATCCTTAATGGGAGCAACCGCGTTATTAAGGCAGTTTTATAACGATGCCGACTGGTATGCAAAAGGTAATATTAATGTTACAGACCGCTCACTAGAAGCTTTAAATTCTAATAAAGATTTAGTACAAATATTCGAAGGTGGATCTAAGAGTAACGTTTTAAGAGCCGATAAAATTGGTGATGCTTTTGGTATACAATACAGTATTCTTGGAGGTGGAGATGAATACGAAATGATTCCAGCTATAAAAGCAACTCATGCTAAACTTATTTTACCCCTTAATTTTCCAGATGCTTATGATGTTTCCGACCCTTTTAGCGAGTCTTTTCTTTCTTTATCAGATATGCGCCATTGGAATCAAGCACCATCAAATCCAAAAATATTAGCCGAAAATGGAGTTGTATTCTCATTTACTTTAAATAATTTAAAAGAAACTAAAGACTTTAAAGAAAAACTAAATAAAGCTATTAATTATGGTTTATCTAAAACCAAAGCTTTAGAAGCATTAACAACAATTCCTGCAGAAATATTAGGACAATCTAATAGAATTGGAGCTTTAAAGAAGGGCATGGAAGCTAATTTTATTATTACTTCTGGAGACTATTTTGACAAAGAAACAATTGTATACGAGAATTGGGTACAAGGAAAAAAGAATCTAATTAAAACAGCAAACACTAACGATATTAGAGGAAATTATACTGTCACTTTAAACTCGAAAGTATTCAATCTTTCAATTAAAGGAACTGCAGATAGCCCAAAAGCTACTGTAAAACAAGACTCCACAGTATTAACCTCTAAATTTAACTTTGAAAATAATTGGTTGAATTTATCTTTCGCAGATAATTCTTCTGAGACTTATAGATTTTCTTCGCTTATCACTTCTCATAAAAAAGATTTTAATGGCAAGGTTGTAACCATACATGGGGAACAAGATTTTATTGCGACACTAACAGCTCCATATTCAAGTGAAAAAGATAAGGACGAGGCTTCACCAAAAATAGAGCTGACTCCTGTAACTTACCCAAATCTTGGTTATGGAAATTTAGAACTTCCTAAACAACAAACCATTTTATTTAAAAATGCAACTGTTTGGACGGGTGAAGATGACGGAATTTTAACAAATACAGATGTCTTAGTCAAAGACGGTAAAATAGCTAAAATTGGTAAAGACCTCTCTGCAGGAAAAGCCAAAGTAATCGATGCTACTGGAAAACATTTAACTGCCGGAATTATTGATGAACACAGCCATATTGCTGCATTGGCAATAAACGAATCTGGTCATAATTCTTCTGCAGAAGTCACTATGGAAGACGTAGTCGACCCAGATGATATAAGTATATACTATGCACTTGGTGGAGGTGTTACCTCTCTACAATTACTGCATGGATCTGCAAACCCTATTGGAGGACGTTCAGCAATATTAAAGTTAAAATGGGGTGAAACAGCCGAAAACATGATATATGATAATTCACCTAAATTTATAAAGTTTGCCTTAGGTGAAAATGTAAAACAAAGTAATTGGGGAAGTAATAATAGATTTCCACAAACAAGAATGGGTGTAGAACAAGTCTTTATTAATTATTTTCAACGTGCTAAAGAATACGGGGAAAAGAAAAAAAGCGGTGTACCATATCGTTACGATGAAGAAATGGAAACTTTACTCGAGATTTTAAACGGAGAACGTTTTATTAGCTGCCATTCTTATGTACAAAGTGAAATTAATATGCTCATGAAAGTAGCAGAAAAATTTAATTTTAAAATAAACACATTCACACACATTTTAGAAGGTTATAAGGTCGCCGATAAAATGGCTGAACATGGAGTTGGAGCTGCCACCTTTAGCGATTGGTGGGCTTATAAATTTGAAGTTAATGACGCTATACCATACAATGCAGCTATAATGCAACAACAAGGTGTTACTGTTGCTATTAATAGTGATGATCAAGAAATGATTAGACGCCTGAATCAAGAAGCTGCAAAAACAGTAAAGTATGGAGGGATGACCGAATTAGAAGCTTGGAAAATGGTTACTATTAATCCTGCAAAATTATTACATATAGACGATAGAGTTGGTAGTATAAAAAAGGGAAAAGATGCTGACCTAGTACTATGGAGCGACCACCCAATGTCTATTTATTCTAAAGCAGAAAAAACACTAATTGAAGGGGCTATTTATTTTGATATCGAAAAAGATAAGCAACAACGTAAAGACATTGCTAAAGAACGCGCTAAACTTGTTGATTTAATGCTTCAAGAAAAATCTAAAGGTAAAAAAACACAGAAACCTAAAGGAAAAAGTAAAGAAGAAATGACTTGCGAATCACTTTAA
- a CDS encoding amidohydrolase family protein, giving the protein MNIYNKLIVFASLLYGSLTYAQQTPAQTQTEAIVIEGATAHLGNGTIIENSLIMFEAGTLTFVGDSKMKIARKGKKINATGKHIYPGFIAPTKALGLTEIDAVRASRDEDEIGEYIPHVRSLIAYNTESKVVESMRPNGVLLAQITPQGGDISGTSSIVQLDAWNWEDAAIKVDDGIHLHWPNSFKQGSRRTGDHNTFKPNENYQESIAEILTFIKNSKAYSQTVSKEENAPFKAMQGLFTGSQKLYIYVNKEKEIIDAITLIKNEGIDNIVIVGGYEAYKITDFLKQNNIPVLVQATHNRPQFEDEDYDLPYKLPKLLTDAGILVGIQNASADNFQTRNLPFYAGQVAGQGLDKEMALSLITGNTAKILGIDDKYGTLEVGKSATLFISEGDALDMRTNQLIKAFIDGRDISLETHQTELWKRYMEKYNAE; this is encoded by the coding sequence ATGAATATATATAATAAATTAATAGTGTTTGCTAGTTTACTATACGGGTCTCTTACCTATGCGCAGCAAACACCAGCACAAACACAAACCGAAGCTATAGTTATAGAAGGGGCTACTGCACATTTAGGAAATGGAACCATAATAGAAAACTCTCTTATTATGTTTGAAGCAGGCACCTTAACATTTGTTGGAGATTCCAAAATGAAAATAGCCAGAAAAGGCAAAAAAATAAACGCTACAGGTAAACATATTTACCCTGGGTTTATTGCTCCAACAAAGGCTTTAGGATTAACAGAAATTGATGCTGTTAGAGCTAGTAGAGACGAAGATGAAATAGGAGAATACATTCCACATGTACGCAGTTTAATTGCTTACAACACCGAATCTAAAGTTGTAGAAAGTATGCGTCCTAATGGTGTTTTACTTGCTCAAATAACTCCTCAAGGAGGAGATATTTCAGGGACCTCATCTATTGTACAACTAGACGCTTGGAATTGGGAAGATGCCGCAATTAAAGTAGATGATGGAATTCATTTACATTGGCCAAACAGTTTTAAACAGGGTAGCAGAAGAACAGGCGACCATAACACATTTAAACCTAACGAAAACTACCAAGAGTCAATAGCTGAAATTTTAACTTTCATCAAAAACTCAAAAGCATATAGCCAAACAGTTTCTAAAGAAGAAAACGCACCATTTAAAGCCATGCAAGGATTGTTTACAGGTTCTCAGAAACTATATATATATGTAAATAAAGAGAAGGAAATAATAGACGCTATAACTTTAATTAAAAACGAAGGTATAGATAACATCGTTATTGTAGGTGGTTATGAAGCTTACAAAATAACCGATTTTCTAAAACAGAATAATATACCTGTTTTAGTACAGGCAACTCACAATAGACCTCAATTTGAAGATGAAGATTACGATTTACCTTATAAACTACCTAAGTTGTTAACTGATGCTGGTATTTTAGTAGGCATTCAAAACGCTTCTGCAGACAACTTCCAAACCCGAAATTTACCATTTTACGCTGGACAGGTTGCCGGACAAGGCTTAGATAAAGAAATGGCTCTATCCCTAATTACAGGTAATACAGCAAAAATTTTAGGGATAGACGACAAATACGGCACCTTAGAGGTTGGAAAAAGCGCTACTTTATTTATTTCTGAAGGAGACGCCTTAGATATGAGAACGAACCAACTAATAAAAGCATTTATAGATGGTCGAGACATTTCTTTAGAAACACATCAAACCGAACTATGGAAACGTTATATGGAAAAATATAACGCAGAATAA